One Bombus fervidus isolate BK054 chromosome 2, iyBomFerv1, whole genome shotgun sequence DNA segment encodes these proteins:
- the LOC139996020 gene encoding calpain-7: protein MTLEDAQNAARKAVQFDSQCQYKQALYYYNVAIKFLIELQDPVYDQKVFEYQERVSVIHNLISEEERKHHKAQTTDQSKLQKCKFLMNQAQDADEDGLKDIAVKLYTDAAELGLSMKITNIEAKAKLTALIKLALDRAESLKGLKIVNSNDILKTLSKLPPVPETSLDEDIDKTCTTTTTTATSSNNTGKPSRPPLREGCAHLKVSGGSTNYTEEEKSVLLHSSHINDHKFVPFMITDLTEKFQYAIPFTDEDGLLALAPKQKSDFAKWCRPEELFSDPKMLKTSHVDYYSIKQTVVSDCSFVASLAVSAQYEKRFGRRLITSIIYPKNRNKEPIYNPFGKYMVKLHINGVSRKVIIDDLLPVSRYNQLLCSYSSNHGELWISLLEKAYMKVMGGYDFPGSNSNIDLHALTGWIPERWAIRPGEPDFNEDNLFNVLLTRLHKGDVLVTVATGELSDLEADRTGLVPTHAYAVLDVRRINDEKLLQLKNPWSHLRWKGNYSELDRVHWTNELKKALNYDPDSASQFDNGVFWIDYSSICRFFDVFYLNWNPGLFNYTYCIHQMWNSGIGPVKDAYNIGDNPQFLLEVKNRVNGAIWILLTRHITDIADFRQNQEYITVLVYRNDGKRVYYPHEPPPYIDGVRINSPHYLCKIKLDPQSDTRYTLVISQYEKTNTIYYTLRAYGSCEFSLRKIPNFYKYEKELTGQWKDITAGGCSNHPTYQNNPRYQLILESSSNNNYLLIILKGPKQYQIGFDILTVVLNDSDAPTAFKVKNSGPFRSGFVYLELEDVPAGTYHIIPSTYIPGQEGHFFLICKSFCKLQLQHIQ, encoded by the exons atgacATTGGAAGATGCACAAAATGCAGCGAGGAAGGCAGTACAATTTGATAGTCAGTGTCAATACAAACAagctttatattattataatgtagCTATAAAGTTTCTTATAGAATTGCAAGATCCTGTATATGATCAAAAAGTTTTTGAATATCAGGAGAGGGTATCAGTCATACATAATCTTA ttAGTGAAGAAGAACGGAAACATCATAAGGCACAAACTACTGATCAATCTAAGTTACAAAAATGTAAGTTTCTTATGAACCAAGCACAAGATGCGGATGAAGATGGTTTGAAAGATATCGCTGTGAAATTATATACAGATGCTGCTGAATTAGGACTTAGCAtg aAAATTACCAATATAGAGGCAAAGGCTAAATTAACAGCTCTTATAAAGCTTGCACTTGATAGGGCAGAATCTTTAAAAGgtttaaaaatagtaaatagtaATGATATTCTTAAAACCCTTTCTAAATTACCTCCTGTACCTGAAACAAGTCTGGATGAGGATATAGACAAAACATGTACAACTACAACAACAACCGCTACAAGTTCTAATAACACTG GGAAACCATCTCGACCGCCACTTCGAGAAGGTTGTGCACATTTGAAAGTGAGTGGTGGTAGTACTAATTAcacagaagaagagaaaagtgtTTTGCTTCATAGTTCTCATATCAATGATCATAAGTTTGTACCTTTCATGATTACTGATCTTACAGAGAAGTTTCAGTATGCTATTCCATTTACTGATGAAGATGGTTTATTAGCATTAGCACCAAAACAGAAGTCTGATTTTGCAAAATGGTGTCGGCCAGAAGAATTATTCTCTGATCCAAAAATGCTTAAAACATCTCATGTTGATTACTACAGTATAAAACAGACa GTTGTTTCTGATTGTTCCTTTGTTGCTTCTCTTGCAGTTAGTGCTCAGTATGAAAAAAGATTTGGACGCAGACTTATCACCTCCATTATTTATccaaaaaatagaaacaaagaACCAATATATAATCCATTTG gaAAATACATGGTGAAACTACACATTAATGGTGTGTCACGCAAAGTTATAATAGATGACTTATTGCCTGTAAGCCGATACAACCAATTACTTTGTTCCTACTCTAGCAATCATGGTGAGCTGTGGATCTCGTTGCTCGAGAAGGCATATATGAAAGTAATGGGTGGTTATGATTTTCCTGGATCAAATAGT AATATAGATTTACATGCTTTAACTGGCTGGATACCAGAGAGATGGGCTATAAGGCCTGGTGAACCAGATTTTAATGAAGACAAtctatttaatgtattattaaCACGTTTGCACAAAGGAGATGTATTGGTAACAGTTGCTACTGGAGAATTATCTGATTTGGAAGCTGATAGAACGGGTCTTGTACCCACCCACGCTTATGCTGTCCTCGATGTTAGaagaataaat gatgaaaaattattacaactTAAAAATCCTTGGTCACATTTACGatggaaaggaaattattctGAACTTGATAGAGTACACTGGACAAATGAATTAAAGAAAGCACTAAATTATGACCCAGATTCTGCGTCCCAATTTGATAACGGAGTTTTCTGGATTGATTATTCTAGCATATGCCGATTTTTCGAtgtcttttatttaaactGGAATCCaggtttatttaattacacttATTGCATTCATCA AATGTGGAACTCAGGAATAGGACCAGTGAAAGATGCATATAATATCGGTGATAATCCTCAATTTTTACTAGAAGTGAAAAACCGCGTTAATGGGGCTATATGGATTCTCCTTACCAGACATATTACAGACATAGCAGATTTTAGGCAAAATCAAGAATACATCACAGTATTAGTTTATCGAAATGATGGAAAAAGAGTATATTATCCTC ATGAGCCACCACCATATATCGATGGGGTAAGAATAAATAGCCCACACTatctttgtaaaataaaactagATCCTCAAAGTGATACTCGATATACTCTAGTCATATCGCAGTATGAaaaaacaaatacaatatattacacTTTACGCGCCTACGGATCTTGCGAATTCTCATTAAGGAAAAtaccaaatttttataaatatgaaaaagag CTTACTGGTCAATGGAAAGATATTACAGCTGGTGGATGTAGCAATCATCCAACATACCAGAATAATCCGCGATACCAGTTAATCTTGGAAAGTTCAAGTAATAATAACTATTTGCTGATTATACTGAAGGGACCTAAACAATATCAAATAggatttgatattttaacagTTGTATTAAATGATTCTGATGCACCTACCGCATTCAAAGTGAAAAACTCTGGCCCATTCAG ATCAGGATTTGTTTACCTGGAATTAGAGGATGTACCAGCAGGTACATATCACATTATTCCATCGACATATATCCCTGGACAAGAAGgacatttctttttaatttgtaaatcgTTTTGCAAATTACAACTTCAACATATTCAGTAA
- the Tfiib gene encoding transcription factor IIB: protein MASSSRHETNKVCCYAHPDAPLIEDYRAGDQICSECGLVVGDRVIDVGSEWRTFSNEKAGVDPSRVGGPENPLLNGSDLTTIIGAGTGGTTFEGFGNVKYQNRRAVNGCDRALVNAFREISGMADRINLPKTIIDRANNLFKQVHDGKNLKGRANDAIASACLYIACRQEGVPRTFKEICAVSKISKKEIGRCFKLILKALETSVDLITTGDFMSRFCSNLGLPNMVQRAATHIARKAVEIDIVPGRSPISVAAAAIYMASQASEDKRSQKEIGDIAGVADVTIRQSYKLMYPHAGKLFPEDFRFATPIDQLPQM from the exons ATGGCAAGTTCGTCAAG ACATGAAACAAACAAAGTTTGTTGTTATGCACATCCAGATGCTCCTCTTATCGAAGACTACAGAGCTGGAGATCAAATTTGCTCAGAATGTGGACTAGTTGTAGGAGATAG gGTAATAGATGTTGGTTCAGAATGGAGAACGTTCAGCAATGAAAAAGCTGGAGTCGATCCATCACGTGTTGGTGGCCCAGAAAATCCACTTCTTAATGGTTCAGATCTAACCACTATAATTGGCGCTGGAACTGGTGGTACAACGTTTGAAGGTTTTGgtaatgtaaaatatcaaaacaGACGTGCA GTAAACGGTTGTGACAGAGCATTGGTTAATGCATTTCGTGAAATCAGTGGAATGGCTGATCGTATTAATTTGCCTAAGACTATTATCGACAgagcaaataatttatttaaacaagtACATGATGGTAAAAACTTGAAAGGTCGTGCAAATGATGCTATTGCTTCAGCTTGTTTATACATTGCCTGCAGACAGGAAGGTGTACCACGTACTTTCAAAGAAATTTGTGCAGTTAGCAAGATCAGCAAAAAGGAAATAGGAAGATGTTTCAAATTGATATTGAAAGCACTTGAAACTAGTGTTGATCTCATCACGACAGGAGATTTTATGTCTAGGTTTTGTTCTAATCTTGGACTTCCTAATATGGTACAAAGGGCTGCCACACATATCGCGAGAAAAGCAGTGGAGATTGATATTGTACCTGGAAGATCACCGATTTCGGTGGCAGCAGCTGCAATCTATATGGCTTCACAA GCATCAGAAGATAAACGATCACAAAAAGAAATTGGTGACATTGCTGGTGTAGCTGATGTCACGATCAGACAGTCTTATAAGCTAATGTATCCTCATGCAGGAAAACTATTTCCAGAAGATTTCAGATTCGCAACTCCTATTGATCAATTACcacaaatgtaa
- the Sec8 gene encoding exocyst complex component secretory 8, whose amino-acid sequence MNSLPPTKPPRGIKPTKETSGLLISVIRALSASETNEQREIEKAKLEKEYKKSDQRLDELVSLHDQDLTEVMQIFSALSEKVTASREKIHAVKENLNACKQLLRCKREELLNLWLEGIEHKHVLHLLKDVTPDSCTRMLPLPELDTLSASTSCNTASD is encoded by the exons atgaatTCATTGCCTCCCACTAAACCTCCGAGAGGTATTAAACCAACCAAAGAAACG AGTGGTTTATTGATCTCTGTAATTCGAGCTTTGTCAGCAAGTGAAACTAATGAACAACGAGAGATAGAAAAAGCCAAGCTTGAAAAAGAATACAAGAAGAGTGATCAGAGGCTTGACGAATTGGTATCATTACATGATCAGGATCTTACAGAAGTTATgcaa ATATTCAGTGCTTTATCAGAGAAGGTAACAGCATCTCGAGAAAAGATTCATGCagttaaagaaaatttgaatgcTTGCAAACAATTATTAAGGTGTAAACGAGAGGAACTGTTAAACCTATGGCTTGAGGGAATTGAACACAAACATGTGCTGCATCTCTTAAAGGATGT gACTCCTGATTCCTGCACCAGAATGTTACCTTTACCAGAATTAGATACGTTATCGGCATCTACATCGTGTAATACAGCATCAGACTGA
- the Ciao1 gene encoding cytosolic iron-sulfur assembly component 1 isoform X2 produces the protein MGTLELKQTLTGHRGRVWNVCWHPNGTCLASCGEDKTIIIWGQQDSKWVVKTILMEGHTRTIREIAWSPCGNYIASASFDSTTAVWDNKSGQFECNATLEGHENEVKSVSWSCNGNLLATCSRDKSVWIWEVNDDEYECAAVINAHTQDVKKIRWHPNEEVVASASYDNTVRIFKEDAEDNDWSCIDVLSSHTSTVWSLAWNKQGNRIATCSDDQTVKIWQEYKPDNETGIVTPKNKSVWKCVCTISGYHTRTIYDIDWCKTTGLLVTACGDDIIRIFKEDSDSDPHQPSFTMVCSMDTAHIQDVNCVQWHPTVSGQLASASDDGLVKIWFYNE, from the exons ATGGGAACATTGGAATTAAAACAAACCTTGACTGGTCATAGGGGAAGGGTGTGGAATGTTTGTTGGCATCCAAATGGTACTTGCCTTGCATCTTGTGGTGAAGACAAAACAATTATAATATGGGGACAACAAGATTCAAAATGGGTTGTGAAAACCATCCTTATGGAAGGTCACACTAGAACTATTAGGGAGATAGCATGGTCCCCTTGTGGAAATTACATAGCTTCTGCTAGTTTTGATTCGACCACTGCTGTGTGGGATAATAAGTCGGGTCAGTTTGAATGTAATGCAACATTAGAAGGACATGAGAACGAAGTGAAGAGTGTTAGTTGGTCTTGTAATGGTAATTTGTTGGCTACTTGTAGTCGTGATAAATCTGTTTGGATATGGGAGGTAAATGATGATGAATATGAATGTGCTGCTGTTATTAATGCTCATACTCAAGATGTGAAGAAG ATAAGGTGGCATCCTAATGAAGAAGTTGTCGCATCTGCTAGTTATGACAACACAGTAAGGATATTCAAAGAAGATGCAGAGGATAATGACTGGTCGTGCATAGATGTATTATCATCCCATACATCAACAGTTTGGAGTCTCGCATGGAACAAGCAGGGCAATCGAATTGCAACCTGTAGTGATGATCAAACAGTGAAAATATGGCAAGAGTACAAACCTGATAATGAAACAGGAATTGTTACACCCAAAAATAAATCAGTTTGGAAATGTGTGTGTACTATATCTGGTTATCATACAAGGACAATTTATGACATTGATTGGTGCAAAACAACTGGCTTGTTAGTGACTGCGTGTGGTGATGacattattagaatatttaaagaggATAGTGACTCTGATCCTCATCAGCCAAGTTTTACTATGGTTTGTTCTATGGACACTGCTCATATTCAAGATGTAAATTGTGTGCAATGGCATCCTACTGTTTCTGGACAACTTGCATCAGCAAGTGATGATGGTTTAGTGAAAATTTGgttttataacgaataa
- the Ciao1 gene encoding cytosolic iron-sulfur assembly component 1 isoform X1: MGTLELKQTLTGHRGRVWNVCWHPNGTCLASCGEDKTIIIWGQQDSKWVVKTILMEGHTRTIREIAWSPCGNYIASASFDSTTAVWDNKSGQFECNATLEGHENEVKSVSWSCNGNLLATCSRDKSVWIWEVNDDEYECAAVINAHTQDVKKIRWHPNEEVVASASYDNTVRIFKEDAEDNDWSCIDVLSSHTSTVWSLAWNKQGNRIATCSDDQTVKIWQEYKPDNETGIVTPKNKSVWKCVCTISGYHTRTIYDIDWCKTTGLLVTACGDDIIRIFKEDSDSDPHQPSFTMVCSMDTAHIQDVNCVQWHPTVSGQLASASDDGYYKCSGILVD, encoded by the exons ATGGGAACATTGGAATTAAAACAAACCTTGACTGGTCATAGGGGAAGGGTGTGGAATGTTTGTTGGCATCCAAATGGTACTTGCCTTGCATCTTGTGGTGAAGACAAAACAATTATAATATGGGGACAACAAGATTCAAAATGGGTTGTGAAAACCATCCTTATGGAAGGTCACACTAGAACTATTAGGGAGATAGCATGGTCCCCTTGTGGAAATTACATAGCTTCTGCTAGTTTTGATTCGACCACTGCTGTGTGGGATAATAAGTCGGGTCAGTTTGAATGTAATGCAACATTAGAAGGACATGAGAACGAAGTGAAGAGTGTTAGTTGGTCTTGTAATGGTAATTTGTTGGCTACTTGTAGTCGTGATAAATCTGTTTGGATATGGGAGGTAAATGATGATGAATATGAATGTGCTGCTGTTATTAATGCTCATACTCAAGATGTGAAGAAG ATAAGGTGGCATCCTAATGAAGAAGTTGTCGCATCTGCTAGTTATGACAACACAGTAAGGATATTCAAAGAAGATGCAGAGGATAATGACTGGTCGTGCATAGATGTATTATCATCCCATACATCAACAGTTTGGAGTCTCGCATGGAACAAGCAGGGCAATCGAATTGCAACCTGTAGTGATGATCAAACAGTGAAAATATGGCAAGAGTACAAACCTGATAATGAAACAGGAATTGTTACACCCAAAAATAAATCAGTTTGGAAATGTGTGTGTACTATATCTGGTTATCATACAAGGACAATTTATGACATTGATTGGTGCAAAACAACTGGCTTGTTAGTGACTGCGTGTGGTGATGacattattagaatatttaaagaggATAGTGACTCTGATCCTCATCAGCCAAGTTTTACTATGGTTTGTTCTATGGACACTGCTCATATTCAAGATGTAAATTGTGTGCAATGGCATCCTACTGTTTCTGGACAACTTGCATCAGCAAGTGATGATG GTTATTACAAATGTTCAGGCATTTTAGTGGACTGA
- the Ciao1 gene encoding cytosolic iron-sulfur assembly component 1 isoform X3 — protein sequence MFRHFSGLRQIYKVLISDITLKHNTFCTMSGIKVNVTGMLLNQVVDTLKQFADLSLADSWDNVGLLVEPTETKLVSHILLTNDLTETVMQEALDLKTDMIITYHPLIFAPIKSITTCSWKEKIVAKCLENRIAVYSPHTSFDSIRGGVNDWLASAFENVLESSTPIQPNVTNGDNGYGRMCTLKNEISIEEAVQLVKKRTGLKHIRLARTHLTDGSIKTVALCAGAGVSILKGVSADLYLTGEMLHHDVLDATHKGINVILTNHSDSERGFLKTFASILNELLNKSVLVQVSKNDADPLKTV from the exons ATGTTCAGGCATTTTAGTGGACTGAGGCAAATCTATAAAGTTCTAATTTCTGATATAACGCTCAAACATAATACATTCTGTACAATGAGTGGCATAAAAGTGAATGTTACTGGCATGCTTTTAAATCAAGTTGTAGATACGTTGAAGCAGTTTGCAGATCTATCACTTGCAGATTCCTGGGATAACGTAGGCTTACTTGTTGAACCTACGGAAACCAAACTGGTTTCACATATTCTTCTAACAAATGACCTGACTGAAACTGTGATGCAAGAAGCTTTAGACTTGAAAACAGACATGATTATTACTTATCATCCTTTAATATTTGCGCCCATAAAGTCTATAACAACTTGTTCATGGAAG gAGAAGATTGTTGCAAAATGTTTAGAAAATAGAATAGCTGTGTACTCTCCACATACTAGTTTTGATTCAATAAGAGGAGGAGTAAATGATTGGTTGGCGTCAGCATTTGAAAATG TGCTTGAAAGTAGCACACCAATTCAACCAAATGTCACAAATGGTGATAATGGCTATGGAAGAATGTGcactttaaaaaatgaaatttctattgAAGAAGCTGTGCAATTAGTGAAAAAACGTACCGGTTTGAAACACATTAGATTAGCTCGCACACATTTAACAG atggttcgattaaaaCTGTCGCACTTTGTGCTGGGGCTGGAGTATCCATTTTAAAAGGCGTATCTGCAGATCTGTATCTTACAGGGGAAATGTTGCACCATGACGTTCTTGACGCAACACACAAAGGAATTAATGTGATTCTAACAAATCATTCTGATTCCGAACGTGGTTTTCTGAAAACATTTGCGTCTATTTTAAATGAACTGTTGAACAAGTCTGTGTTAGTACAAGTATCAAAAAATGATGCTGATCCTCTAAAAACAGTGTAA